A genomic window from Streptomyces sp. HUAS YS2 includes:
- a CDS encoding purine-cytosine permease family protein, with protein MEQHSIDWVPLEERHGKPSSVGAIWFVGSLNLTGLATGVVTLSMGASLLWTVVATVLGSLFGTFFMAFHSAQGPQLGLPQLVQSRPQFGYLGAAVTVWVFALVNYVAFNTSDALLSGQAMHMLTGMPNGLGYLLAAAVATVIALFGYDWIHRLNRWLTWPFVVITAAVTAAALFGGGLPAGVWDAGPFELAPFMLVFVFVAGFQLGWAPYVSDYSRYLRPDVPVRSTFWWTYLPSAVSAIWVFVLGAVVSAGAPEGTDPVTALKLAADRLFGGFGTIAVVVLLIGLLSIMAINQYGGSLTMISIVDSFRPVQPTRTIRVVTIGIMLVAVGTISTLVGIDRFNWFFANVVVVLTYLFIPWTAINLVDYFFVRRGQYVVAEIFNPHGIYGRWGWRGNLAYAIGLACMAPFMVVTGLYVGPVAERLGGVDCSILVGLPVAGGLYWAFARGLDLATERRMVREEGLLTPLH; from the coding sequence ATGGAACAGCACTCGATCGACTGGGTGCCCCTCGAGGAGCGGCACGGCAAGCCCTCGAGTGTGGGTGCCATCTGGTTCGTCGGCAGCCTCAACCTCACGGGGCTGGCCACCGGCGTCGTGACGCTCTCGATGGGCGCCTCGCTCCTCTGGACAGTGGTCGCCACCGTCCTCGGCTCGCTCTTCGGCACGTTCTTCATGGCCTTCCACTCGGCACAGGGCCCTCAGCTGGGCCTGCCCCAACTGGTCCAGTCCCGACCGCAGTTCGGCTACCTGGGCGCCGCGGTGACCGTATGGGTGTTCGCCCTGGTCAACTACGTGGCCTTCAACACCTCCGACGCCCTGCTCTCCGGCCAGGCCATGCACATGCTCACCGGGATGCCCAACGGACTCGGCTATCTGCTGGCCGCCGCGGTCGCGACCGTCATCGCCCTGTTCGGGTACGACTGGATCCACCGGCTGAACCGGTGGCTCACCTGGCCCTTCGTCGTGATCACCGCGGCCGTCACCGCGGCGGCGCTGTTCGGCGGCGGCCTGCCCGCCGGGGTCTGGGACGCCGGCCCGTTCGAACTCGCCCCGTTCATGCTGGTGTTCGTCTTCGTCGCCGGATTCCAGCTGGGCTGGGCGCCGTACGTCTCGGACTACTCGCGCTACCTCAGGCCGGACGTCCCCGTCCGCAGCACCTTCTGGTGGACATACCTGCCCAGCGCGGTCTCCGCGATCTGGGTGTTCGTCCTCGGCGCGGTGGTCTCGGCCGGAGCCCCCGAGGGCACCGACCCGGTGACCGCGCTGAAGCTCGCCGCGGACCGCCTGTTCGGCGGATTCGGCACCATCGCGGTCGTGGTGCTGCTGATCGGGCTGCTGTCCATCATGGCGATCAACCAGTACGGCGGCAGCCTCACCATGATCTCGATCGTGGACTCGTTCCGGCCGGTCCAGCCGACGAGGACCATCCGCGTCGTGACCATCGGGATCATGCTGGTGGCCGTCGGAACGATCTCCACGCTCGTCGGCATCGACCGCTTCAACTGGTTCTTCGCCAACGTGGTCGTCGTGCTGACCTACCTGTTCATCCCCTGGACGGCCATCAACCTGGTCGACTACTTCTTCGTCCGGCGCGGCCAGTACGTCGTGGCGGAGATCTTCAACCCGCACGGGATCTACGGCCGTTGGGGCTGGCGCGGCAACCTCGCCTACGCGATCGGCCTCGCCTGCATGGCGCCGTTCATGGTCGTCACCGGTCTGTACGTCGGGCCGGTCGCGGAGCGCCTCGGCGGCGTCGACTGCTCGATCCTGGTCGGCCTGCCCGTCGCCGGCGGCCTCTACTGGGCCTTCGCCCGCGGTCTCGATCTGGCCACCGAACGCCGGATGGTCCGGGAGGAGGGGCTGCTGACACCACTCCACTGA
- a CDS encoding TerD family protein — protein MLPETLAPDVSRLSDYAYDWALVDVETSGLIARRDRILSIAVLTFGPDGEQTGEFSTLVNPGCDPGPVHVHGLTPERLQGAPTFDQVAGRIGALLQDRVMVAHNAQFDYDFLAHEFGRARLHLPVTQRLCTLALNRRVEPPTDDLSLASLAAHYGVSQTQAHDALDDTRVLAGIFRASLAEAVRLDLPLPLVPCPPRQDPQFAPKPPKTPCAYRNPGRFTSGGPLVQGMKVALSGETTTSRAELVTRAVDAGLNVMSTVSRHTSVLVTNDGTSGSAKARRAIAEGVPVVDEHAFLVLLKDVHPGTPHGKRASGSPATAVAPAAPPSSPTVPTPPSVPAPRAESTPAAKPFGRRRVLVLGGTHEEASAARARVVELGWAAAINLSASVTDIVLLAGGDNDRRMRRVASMGLPVHDPVWLGAPAPQPVATPVRGGAPAAILPRGGVLDLPDLPATARWHVGASWAHQRNCEIDVVAFVLDEEEQVSGDGDFVFYGAPESPDGATRLLCDGPTEQSVTLDLTALPPAVHRIAIAAAIDGEATFGDIGAVQITLAPGSDAPAAAQAALDAATSERTLLLAEIYRRGPLWRFRAVGQGYDHGLEALARGYGVDVA, from the coding sequence ATGCTTCCTGAAACCCTCGCGCCCGACGTGTCACGCCTGTCCGACTACGCGTACGACTGGGCCCTGGTCGACGTCGAGACCTCCGGTCTGATCGCCCGGCGTGACCGCATCCTGTCGATCGCGGTGCTGACCTTCGGGCCGGACGGCGAGCAGACCGGGGAGTTCAGCACCTTGGTGAACCCGGGCTGCGACCCGGGTCCCGTCCACGTCCACGGGCTCACCCCCGAACGCCTGCAGGGCGCCCCCACCTTCGACCAGGTCGCGGGACGCATCGGCGCACTGCTGCAGGACCGCGTCATGGTCGCCCACAACGCGCAGTTCGACTACGACTTCCTCGCCCACGAGTTCGGCCGCGCCCGGCTCCACCTCCCTGTCACCCAGCGCCTGTGCACCCTCGCTCTGAACCGGCGGGTGGAGCCGCCCACCGACGACCTCAGCCTGGCGTCGCTGGCCGCCCACTACGGCGTGTCGCAGACACAGGCCCATGACGCGCTCGACGACACGCGCGTCCTCGCGGGGATCTTCCGCGCCTCCCTCGCGGAAGCCGTCCGGCTCGACCTCCCGCTGCCTCTGGTGCCCTGCCCGCCCCGGCAGGACCCGCAGTTCGCGCCCAAGCCGCCGAAGACCCCGTGCGCCTACCGGAATCCCGGCCGCTTCACATCCGGCGGGCCGCTCGTCCAGGGGATGAAGGTCGCCCTCTCGGGCGAGACCACCACCTCCCGGGCCGAGCTGGTGACTCGGGCCGTCGACGCCGGCCTGAACGTGATGTCGACGGTCAGCCGGCACACCAGCGTCCTGGTCACCAATGACGGGACCTCAGGTTCGGCGAAGGCCCGGCGGGCGATCGCCGAAGGCGTCCCGGTCGTCGACGAGCACGCCTTCCTCGTCCTGCTGAAAGACGTGCATCCTGGCACGCCCCACGGCAAGCGGGCCTCGGGATCGCCCGCGACGGCCGTCGCCCCGGCCGCACCACCGTCTTCCCCGACCGTGCCCACACCTCCGTCGGTGCCGGCTCCCCGGGCGGAATCGACGCCCGCCGCCAAGCCGTTCGGCCGGCGCCGGGTCCTGGTGCTGGGCGGAACCCATGAGGAGGCCTCCGCCGCCCGGGCCAGGGTCGTCGAGCTGGGCTGGGCCGCCGCGATCAACCTCTCCGCGAGCGTCACCGACATCGTCCTCCTCGCCGGCGGGGACAACGACCGCCGCATGCGCCGCGTCGCCTCGATGGGGCTGCCGGTCCACGATCCCGTGTGGCTCGGGGCGCCCGCTCCCCAGCCCGTCGCCACGCCAGTCCGGGGCGGTGCGCCGGCGGCCATCCTCCCCCGCGGCGGAGTCCTCGATCTGCCCGACCTCCCCGCCACGGCCCGCTGGCACGTCGGTGCCTCCTGGGCCCACCAGAGGAACTGCGAGATCGACGTCGTCGCGTTCGTCCTCGACGAGGAGGAACAGGTCTCCGGCGACGGCGACTTCGTCTTCTACGGCGCGCCGGAAAGCCCCGACGGCGCCACCCGGCTCCTCTGCGACGGCCCGACCGAGCAGAGCGTCACCCTCGATCTCACGGCGCTGCCGCCCGCCGTCCACCGGATCGCGATCGCCGCCGCCATCGACGGCGAAGCCACCTTCGGTGACATCGGAGCCGTCCAGATCACGCTCGCCCCGGGCAGTGACGCACCGGCCGCTGCGCAGGCCGCCCTCGACGCCGCCACCAGCGAGCGCACCCTGCTTCTCGCGGAGATCTACCGCCGAGGTCCGCTGTGGCGCTTCCGCGCCGTCGGGCAGGGCTACGACCACGGCCTGGAGGCACTGGCACGCGGTTACGGCGTCGACGTCGCGTAA
- a CDS encoding TetR/AcrR family transcriptional regulator, translated as MQTTTRGGTTTDRRTAILEGAARVIARRGVRGLRVEELAAEAGVSTALIYYHFKDRAGILRHTLEFISDRAERYTADREETAGPFDPYQELERSLLLEFQDRPEVRENSTAWGELRASAVFEPELRTDLARAGQTWVHDVAAHLGQVCPQVPAPALTASAERLTALLEGLSTRWLSGALTATRARELMGDALAVEIRHLTRRWLAPGDTATGGRA; from the coding sequence ATGCAGACGACCACACGGGGCGGCACGACAACCGACCGCCGCACGGCAATCCTGGAAGGGGCCGCCCGCGTCATCGCCCGGCGGGGCGTCCGCGGACTGAGGGTCGAGGAGCTGGCGGCGGAGGCGGGGGTCTCGACCGCGCTCATCTACTACCACTTCAAGGACCGGGCAGGGATCCTGCGCCACACGCTGGAGTTCATCAGCGACCGGGCCGAGCGCTACACCGCCGACAGGGAGGAGACCGCCGGGCCGTTCGACCCGTACCAGGAGCTGGAGCGGTCGCTGCTGCTCGAATTCCAGGACCGTCCCGAGGTCCGCGAGAACAGCACGGCCTGGGGCGAACTGCGCGCCAGCGCGGTCTTCGAGCCGGAGCTCCGCACGGACCTGGCCCGAGCCGGCCAGACCTGGGTGCACGACGTCGCGGCACATCTGGGTCAGGTGTGCCCGCAGGTTCCCGCCCCGGCGCTCACCGCATCCGCGGAACGCCTGACGGCTCTCCTGGAAGGGCTCAGCACCCGCTGGCTGAGCGGCGCCCTGACCGCGACCCGCGCGCGCGAGCTCATGGGGGACGCGCTCGCCGTGGAGATCAGGCACCTGACACGCCGATGGCTCGCCCCCGGTGACACCGCCACGGGTGGGCGCGCCTGA
- a CDS encoding alpha/beta hydrolase, with amino-acid sequence MAETTQAPTAPTTLAPGGGPLSPGVRRITLDAAGLPLSALLSEPADGSAPRATIVALHGGGMRAGYFDGQAHPDVSLLTLGARLGCAVLALDRPGYGASAPHLPAGQPLLDQAKTVRAALDDARGRYVGGPLFLLAHSFGAKLALALAAGAPRGLFLGLDVSGCGHRPAVDAARLLRRPDGTALRHLHWGPLHLYPPGTFLAGQQIVAPMPPRERDAAGAWEAFAPRLLPRVRVPVRFTFAEHEAWWRHTDADLAELTALLSAAPRVLVDRLPGAGHNISLGSAARAYHLRALAFLDECLGAADRSPAAP; translated from the coding sequence ATGGCAGAGACGACCCAGGCCCCCACGGCCCCCACGACCCTCGCGCCCGGGGGCGGCCCGCTCTCCCCGGGCGTGCGCCGGATCACCCTCGACGCGGCCGGGCTCCCGCTCTCCGCCCTGCTGAGCGAACCCGCGGACGGCAGCGCGCCCCGCGCCACGATCGTCGCCCTGCACGGCGGCGGGATGCGGGCCGGGTACTTCGACGGCCAGGCGCACCCCGACGTGTCCCTGCTGACGCTCGGCGCCCGCCTCGGCTGCGCCGTCCTCGCCCTCGACCGCCCCGGCTACGGGGCGTCAGCCCCGCATCTGCCCGCGGGGCAGCCGCTGCTCGACCAGGCGAAGACGGTCCGGGCCGCGCTCGACGACGCCCGCGGACGGTACGTCGGCGGCCCGCTGTTCCTGCTCGCCCACTCCTTCGGAGCCAAGCTCGCCCTCGCCCTGGCCGCCGGCGCGCCGCGCGGCCTGTTCCTCGGCCTCGACGTGTCCGGCTGCGGACACCGTCCGGCCGTCGACGCGGCTCGTCTCCTCCGCCGCCCCGACGGCACCGCCCTGCGCCACCTGCACTGGGGCCCCTTGCACCTCTATCCGCCCGGCACGTTCCTGGCCGGGCAGCAGATCGTCGCCCCGATGCCCCCGCGCGAGCGGGACGCGGCCGGCGCCTGGGAGGCGTTCGCCCCGCGGCTGCTGCCCCGCGTGCGCGTCCCCGTGCGGTTCACGTTCGCCGAGCACGAGGCATGGTGGCGGCACACCGACGCGGATCTCGCCGAACTCACCGCGCTGCTGTCGGCCGCGCCGCGTGTCCTCGTCGACCGGCTTCCCGGGGCCGGCCACAACATCAGCCTCGGGTCCGCCGCCCGCGCGTACCACCTGCGCGCCCTGGCGTTCCTCGACGAGTGCCTCGGCGCCGCCGACCGGTCACCCGCCGCACCGTGA
- a CDS encoding DUF4436 family protein yields the protein MSKPRRQQRTRTRTRAPGLILFAMVAAVALGAWFQFGERQALDTVYSAGSSAPDRVDVRATVQRVDASGRELVLRVLVVPRGELSEAGGASPREDLVLQTSTSTRGDLAFEAHSRISARDVPVALTGGSITDHPFDAYDASIEFGATLGGEQVPVHMELSNNDAQFSAVVDASESEGIAGFDVELARSTSVLVFTEFMMLAMWALAVSVLIGAWFLVTRRQGLTWPALGWMAATLFALAAFRNTAPGAPPIGSLLDYLAFFWAETVIVLCLITVVVMAVRAEPYAAKTTN from the coding sequence ATGTCCAAGCCCAGACGCCAACAGCGCACGCGCACGAGAACGCGGGCCCCCGGCCTGATCCTCTTCGCCATGGTGGCCGCCGTCGCCTTGGGTGCCTGGTTCCAGTTCGGTGAACGTCAGGCCCTGGACACGGTGTACTCGGCGGGCAGCTCGGCTCCCGACCGCGTGGACGTCAGAGCCACCGTCCAGCGGGTCGACGCCTCCGGCCGGGAGCTCGTCCTGCGCGTCCTGGTCGTCCCGCGAGGGGAGCTCTCCGAAGCCGGAGGAGCATCGCCCCGCGAGGACCTCGTGCTGCAGACGTCGACCTCCACCCGTGGTGACCTGGCGTTCGAGGCCCACAGCCGCATCTCGGCCAGGGACGTGCCCGTCGCCCTCACAGGTGGCTCGATCACGGACCATCCGTTCGACGCCTATGACGCGAGCATCGAGTTCGGCGCCACGCTGGGGGGTGAGCAGGTGCCCGTCCACATGGAGCTGAGCAACAACGACGCCCAGTTCTCGGCGGTGGTGGACGCCTCCGAGAGCGAGGGCATCGCCGGCTTCGACGTCGAGCTCGCGCGGTCCACCAGCGTCCTCGTGTTCACCGAGTTCATGATGCTGGCCATGTGGGCGCTCGCCGTCTCCGTCCTGATCGGCGCGTGGTTCCTCGTCACGCGCCGGCAAGGCCTCACCTGGCCCGCCCTCGGCTGGATGGCCGCCACCCTGTTCGCCCTGGCCGCCTTCCGCAACACGGCCCCGGGTGCGCCTCCGATCGGCAGCCTGCTCGACTATCTCGCGTTCTTCTGGGCCGAGACGGTCATCGTGCTCTGTCTGATCACCGTCGTCGTGATGGCCGTCAGAGCCGAGCCCTACGCCGCGAAGACGACCAACTAA
- a CDS encoding agmatine deiminase family protein has translation MTFLPTRRSALRSFAGISAIILGASACGPTDSGPTGSRSSSDPGGGEGGELRLGAEWESHARTFMSWPALESVWEDDLPYVREDIARVARAIGEYEAVVMMARPEQVAAAQKACGSQVEVIPLANDDLWARDIVPVFVEEDGDVVGVDFNFNGWGNKQVHTNDAKIGRKLLTEYDIPRVQAPLVAEGGSFETDGEGTLLITESSIVNDNRNRGKSQTQIETELKETLGIQKVIWLKGVRGEDITDAHVDSLVRFTAPGVILLDRAFPAMPADSWSRSSDQAKAVLSQATDAHGRTFEVIDLPQPDPDRIPGYSDDFLSTYANFYIANDAVIMPKFGDKKADDRARGILQEHFPKRDIVPVSIDTIATGGGGIHCATHDQPGEPAA, from the coding sequence GTGACCTTCCTTCCCACCCGGCGCTCCGCGCTGCGTTCGTTCGCCGGAATCAGCGCGATCATCCTCGGCGCCTCCGCGTGCGGCCCCACCGACAGCGGCCCGACCGGCTCCAGGAGCAGCTCCGACCCGGGCGGCGGCGAGGGCGGCGAGCTTCGGCTGGGTGCCGAGTGGGAGAGCCACGCCCGCACCTTCATGTCGTGGCCCGCGCTGGAGTCGGTCTGGGAGGACGACCTGCCCTACGTCCGCGAGGACATCGCCCGCGTCGCCCGGGCCATCGGGGAGTACGAGGCCGTGGTGATGATGGCCCGCCCGGAGCAGGTGGCGGCCGCCCAGAAGGCGTGCGGTTCCCAGGTCGAGGTCATCCCGCTGGCCAACGACGACTTGTGGGCCCGCGACATCGTCCCCGTCTTCGTCGAGGAGGACGGCGACGTCGTCGGCGTCGACTTCAACTTCAACGGCTGGGGCAACAAGCAGGTCCACACCAACGACGCCAAGATCGGCCGCAAACTCCTCACCGAGTACGACATCCCCCGCGTCCAGGCACCCCTCGTCGCCGAAGGCGGCTCCTTCGAGACCGACGGCGAAGGCACCCTCCTCATCACCGAAAGCTCGATCGTCAACGACAACCGCAACCGCGGAAAGAGCCAGACCCAGATCGAGACCGAACTCAAGGAAACCCTCGGCATCCAGAAGGTCATCTGGCTCAAGGGCGTACGCGGCGAAGACATCACCGACGCCCACGTCGACAGCCTCGTCCGCTTCACCGCCCCCGGCGTCATCCTCCTGGACCGCGCCTTCCCCGCAATGCCCGCCGACTCCTGGTCCCGCTCCTCCGACCAGGCCAAGGCCGTCCTCAGCCAAGCCACCGACGCCCACGGCCGCACCTTCGAAGTCATCGACCTCCCCCAGCCCGACCCCGACCGCATCCCCGGCTACAGCGACGACTTCCTCTCCACCTACGCCAACTTCTACATCGCCAACGACGCCGTCATCATGCCCAAGTTCGGCGACAAGAAGGCCGACGACCGCGCCCGCGGGATCCTCCAGGAACACTTCCCCAAGCGCGACATCGTCCCCGTCAGCATCGACACCATCGCCACCGGCGGCGGCGGCATCCACTGCGCCACCCACGACCAGCCCGGCGAGCCCGCCGCCTGA
- a CDS encoding MFS transporter, producing the protein MTPTVATHPFRALRVRNFRLFATGQVVSVAGTWMSVVAQDWLVLELTGDSATALGTVTALQFTPMLLFTLYGGRLADRYDKRALLTAANLVSGLLALLLAVLVLTGTARLGHIHAFALCLGLANSVEVPTRMAFVGELVGAELLPNASALSAAYFNVARVAGPAVAGLVITAFGTGWVLLINAVSYAATVLALRRMRPDELHRGARPAGRARVADGLRHVRDRPDLLVPLALVAGVGLFGLNFQLTLPLLAKTVFHADAASFGLLTTAFAAGSLAAAFLTTARRSRPSARLVTGSALVFAVLETAVGWAAPGYAAAVVLLFLTGGASIYFAQAANHRIQLGSDPHYRGRVLALYTLILQGSTPVGALVVGRIGAEWGARACFVAGGLASFVIALAALALRAGRSGPEPVVPASGGTSASGPGRAAEDVRS; encoded by the coding sequence GTGACACCGACCGTCGCCACCCATCCGTTCCGCGCCCTCCGCGTCCGCAACTTCCGTCTCTTCGCCACCGGCCAGGTCGTCTCCGTCGCCGGCACCTGGATGTCCGTCGTGGCCCAGGACTGGCTCGTCCTGGAGCTGACGGGGGACTCCGCGACCGCCCTCGGCACCGTCACCGCCCTGCAGTTCACCCCGATGCTGCTGTTCACGCTGTACGGAGGGAGGCTCGCCGACCGCTACGACAAGCGGGCGCTGCTGACCGCAGCCAACCTCGTCTCGGGTCTGCTCGCCCTGCTCCTCGCGGTCCTCGTCCTCACCGGCACCGCGCGCCTGGGCCACATCCACGCCTTCGCGCTCTGCCTGGGCCTGGCCAACTCCGTCGAGGTGCCCACCCGGATGGCCTTCGTCGGCGAACTCGTCGGCGCCGAACTGCTGCCCAACGCCTCCGCGTTGAGCGCCGCGTACTTCAACGTGGCCCGGGTGGCCGGGCCGGCCGTCGCCGGACTGGTCATCACCGCCTTCGGCACCGGATGGGTCCTGCTCATCAACGCGGTCAGCTACGCCGCGACCGTCCTCGCGCTCCGGCGCATGCGCCCGGACGAACTGCACCGCGGCGCACGCCCGGCCGGCCGGGCACGGGTCGCCGACGGCCTGCGGCATGTGCGCGACCGCCCCGATCTGCTCGTTCCGCTCGCCCTGGTCGCCGGGGTGGGACTGTTCGGGCTGAACTTCCAGCTGACCCTGCCGCTGCTCGCCAAGACCGTGTTCCACGCCGACGCCGCCTCCTTCGGCCTGCTCACCACCGCCTTCGCCGCCGGTTCGCTCGCCGCCGCGTTCCTGACCACCGCCCGCAGGTCACGGCCCTCGGCGCGGCTGGTCACCGGATCGGCCCTGGTCTTCGCGGTCCTGGAGACCGCGGTCGGGTGGGCGGCGCCCGGCTACGCGGCTGCCGTCGTGCTGCTCTTCCTCACCGGCGGAGCCTCGATCTACTTCGCGCAGGCCGCCAACCACCGCATCCAGCTCGGCAGCGATCCCCACTACCGCGGCCGGGTCCTCGCCCTCTACACCCTGATCCTCCAGGGTTCCACCCCCGTCGGCGCTCTCGTCGTGGGCCGGATCGGTGCGGAATGGGGGGCCAGGGCCTGCTTCGTCGCCGGTGGCCTCGCCTCGTTCGTCATCGCACTCGCCGCGCTCGCCCTACGCGCCGGACGCTCCGGCCCCGAACCCGTGGTCCCCGCCTCGGGCGGCACGTCCGCTTCAGGGCCGGGCCGGGCCGCCGAGGACGTACGGTCATGA
- a CDS encoding YhjD/YihY/BrkB family envelope integrity protein, with protein MSWVDRARRMRSWGERRFPVLTELLARLASGNLLEAGTRLAAQMFLAAVPLLFAVAAFAPVGVRDQLQQSLRAMFGLTGASDDELTRVLDGSADDTLRETSGAVGLVLALVSATSCSRAMARVCERAWRLPKAKTRVSAWRWVVWLLALLFVVLLQAPIRDGFGAGAWLGTPLLFVVSTGVWLWTQHLLLANRVPWMPLLPGAVLAAAATTALAVTARLYMPGALNRALAQYGSLGMVLTLLSWLIVVCAAVSFAFTIGAVLAEEPTISRYLGRPDERAPDQPPEDTP; from the coding sequence ATGTCGTGGGTGGACCGGGCGCGACGCATGCGCTCCTGGGGCGAGCGCAGGTTCCCCGTGCTCACCGAGCTGCTGGCGCGGCTGGCCTCGGGGAACCTGCTCGAAGCGGGCACCCGGCTGGCCGCGCAGATGTTCCTCGCCGCCGTCCCGCTGCTGTTCGCGGTGGCGGCGTTCGCCCCGGTCGGGGTGCGCGACCAGCTTCAGCAGTCCCTGCGCGCGATGTTCGGACTGACCGGAGCTTCGGACGACGAACTCACCCGCGTCCTCGACGGCTCGGCCGACGACACCCTGCGCGAGACCAGCGGCGCCGTGGGCCTCGTGCTGGCGCTCGTGTCGGCGACCAGCTGCAGCCGCGCGATGGCCCGGGTCTGCGAGCGGGCCTGGCGGCTGCCCAAGGCGAAGACGCGCGTGTCGGCGTGGCGGTGGGTGGTGTGGCTGCTGGCCCTGCTGTTCGTGGTCCTGCTGCAGGCGCCGATCCGGGACGGCTTCGGGGCGGGCGCCTGGCTGGGCACCCCGCTGCTCTTCGTCGTCAGCACGGGGGTGTGGCTCTGGACCCAGCACCTGCTGCTCGCCAACCGGGTGCCGTGGATGCCCCTGCTCCCAGGAGCCGTACTCGCCGCCGCGGCCACCACCGCCCTCGCGGTGACCGCGCGCCTCTACATGCCCGGCGCGCTCAACCGGGCCCTGGCCCAGTACGGCTCGCTGGGCATGGTCCTCACCCTGCTGTCCTGGCTCATCGTCGTGTGCGCCGCGGTCTCCTTCGCGTTCACCATCGGCGCCGTACTCGCCGAGGAGCCGACGATCAGCCGCTACCTGGGCCGCCCCGACGAGCGGGCCCCGGACCAGCCGCCGGAAGACACCCCCTAG
- a CDS encoding agmatine deiminase family protein: MKTQHDGNENINGDGNGNGGRRGISRRTLLARTGAAAAALAAGPVLGGIQPAVAASWRVPGEETPHKRTWMSWPSSYTIWGNLLSKIQADIAKLAKEIAKYEPVVMCADGSSAASQARTMCGSTVTVIGSVPVSDCWMRDTGPLFRLDGAGGVDAFGLNFNAWGENATSFYGIPASAYDKDRAVARNLTAYAGVPFAQAAVVGEGGGIEYDGDGTLMATESCWVNSNRNPGKTRSQIEAELLARFGASKMIWLPGVTGQDVTDGHIDGTARYIGPGVVMVQLAGAVRPDVWTENAQAMHDVLVNATDARGRRLQVLTIEGPDVLPRISRGKQSQFLSSYMNWTVTNGAVITAQFGDTAKDAAARTAIASAFGRPVVQLNLDNLYGNGGGGAHCVTMQEPNH, from the coding sequence GTGAAGACACAGCACGACGGCAACGAGAACATCAACGGCGACGGCAACGGCAACGGCGGCCGACGGGGCATCAGCCGCAGGACTCTGCTGGCCCGGACCGGAGCAGCGGCGGCGGCCCTCGCCGCCGGGCCGGTGCTCGGCGGCATCCAGCCTGCCGTGGCCGCGTCCTGGCGGGTTCCCGGCGAGGAGACCCCGCACAAGCGGACCTGGATGTCCTGGCCGTCCAGCTACACGATCTGGGGCAACCTGCTGTCCAAGATCCAGGCCGACATCGCCAAGCTCGCCAAGGAGATCGCCAAGTACGAGCCGGTCGTCATGTGCGCGGACGGCTCGTCGGCCGCGTCACAGGCCAGGACCATGTGCGGGTCCACGGTCACGGTGATCGGCTCGGTCCCCGTCTCCGACTGCTGGATGCGGGACACCGGCCCGTTGTTCCGCCTCGACGGGGCCGGCGGCGTGGACGCCTTCGGCCTGAACTTCAACGCCTGGGGCGAGAACGCCACGAGCTTCTACGGCATCCCCGCCTCCGCCTACGACAAGGACCGCGCGGTCGCGCGGAACCTCACCGCCTACGCGGGCGTCCCGTTCGCGCAGGCGGCCGTGGTCGGCGAGGGCGGCGGCATCGAGTACGACGGCGACGGCACGCTGATGGCGACCGAGAGCTGCTGGGTCAACTCCAACCGCAACCCCGGCAAGACGCGGAGCCAGATCGAGGCGGAGCTGCTCGCCCGGTTCGGCGCCTCGAAGATGATCTGGCTGCCCGGAGTCACCGGGCAGGACGTCACCGACGGGCACATCGACGGCACCGCCCGCTACATCGGCCCCGGCGTGGTCATGGTGCAACTGGCCGGCGCCGTACGGCCGGACGTCTGGACCGAGAACGCCCAGGCCATGCACGACGTGCTGGTGAACGCGACCGACGCCCGGGGCCGCCGGCTGCAGGTCCTCACCATCGAAGGACCCGACGTCCTGCCCCGGATCTCACGCGGCAAGCAGAGCCAGTTCCTCAGCTCCTACATGAACTGGACCGTCACCAACGGGGCGGTGATCACCGCCCAGTTCGGTGACACGGCGAAGGACGCCGCCGCGAGGACGGCGATCGCCTCGGCCTTCGGCCGGCCCGTCGTCCAGCTCAACCTCGACAACCTCTACGGCAACGGAGGCGGCGGCGCCCACTGCGTGACGATGCAGGAGCCCAACCACTGA